In Musa acuminata AAA Group cultivar baxijiao chromosome BXJ3-9, Cavendish_Baxijiao_AAA, whole genome shotgun sequence, a single genomic region encodes these proteins:
- the LOC135650187 gene encoding pentatricopeptide repeat-containing protein At2g01390-like, giving the protein MPSPASHRRALSTLRFRRPKKRSSPFPKKTFTNPSLPEYMRAAIHKISTTLRYSTWDTAATELRALPLRWDSFTVNRILKTHPPMEKAWLFFHWAARLPGFKHDRFTYTTMLDIFGEAGRIPSMWRVFREMEDKGVTPDAATYTSVMHWLSAAGDLEGAVRAWEEMKERGCGPTLVSYTAYMKILFDHGRPKEAAGVYTEMLEVGLSPNCHTYTVLMEYLAGAGKFKAALEIMSEMQEAGIEPDKAACNILIQKCSKARETSAMRQVLLYMKEHSIVLRRTVFMEALEALKLVNGSDHLLREVNPHLSSDGIEDNSHFEPIFSDTSSFIDRAIIINLIAMQNFIAVEHMLSGMINRHIELDPELISMVIQLSCANYKPSCVLMAFRYSLQVGKELDRSAYISLLGFFMRENALEMVLEIVHEMTKAGVSFGTYLVYLLIYRLGRAGIHTYAESIFYSLPMDQNVVTCTALTDALFQAGEVEKGLELYAKMRKDFSLSSGMYEVLILGLERSGRTDDAEFCRKEKRKFTGNKYPQKDVSPDEILCNYLFDGILS; this is encoded by the exons ATGCCATCGCCGGCTTCCCATCGCCGAGCCCTCTCCACGCTCCGCTTCCGCCGCCCCAAGAAGCGGTCTTCCCCTTTCCCCAAGAAGACCTTTACGAATCCCTCGCTGCCGGAGTATATGCGCGCCGCCATCCACAAGATCTCCACCACCCTCCGTTACTCGACGTGGGACACCGCCGCCACTGAGCTCCGTGCCCTTCCCCTCCGCTGGGACTCCTTCACAGTCAACCGCATCCTCAAGACCCACCCGCCTATGGAAAAGGCCTGGCTTTTCTTCCACTGGGCCGCCCGCCTCCCCGGCTTCAAGCACGACCGCTTCACCTACACCACTATGCTCGACATCTTCGGGGAGGCCGGCCGGATCCCCTCCATGTGGCGCGTTTTCCGGGAGATGGAGGACAAGGGGGTCACCCCCGACGCCGCCACCTACACTTCCGTCATGCACTGGCTGTCTGCGGCCGGCGACCTGGAGGGTGCTGTGCGTGCCTGGGAGGAGATGAAGGAGCGCGGTTGCGGACCGACCCTGGTGTCCTATACCGCCTACATGAAGATCTTATTCGATCATGGGAGGCCCAAGGAGGCTGCCGGAGTGTACACGGAGATGCTAGAGGTCGGCCTGTCACCGAATTGCCACACGTATACGGTGCTCATGGAATACCTTGCAGGAGCTG GTAAATTTAAGGCTGCCCTTGAGATAATGAGTGAAATGCAAGAAGCAGGAATTGAACCTGATAAAGCTGCATGTAATATTCTCATTCAGAAGTGCTCCAAAGCTAGAGAGACATCAGCTATGAGACAAGTTCTCCTATACATGAAGGAGCACTCAATTGTTCTTCGCCGCACAGTATTCATGGAAGCACTAGAAGCTCTAAAACTGGTAAATGGAAGTGATCATCTGCTTCGAGAAGTAAACCCTCATCTTTCTTCTGATGGCATTGAAGATAATTCACACTTTGAACCAATTTTTTCTGATACTAGTTCATTTATTGATAGGGCTATTATCATTAATCTTATAGCGATGCAGAATTTTATTGCTGTAGAGCATATGTTGAGTGGGATGATTAACAGGCACATAGAATTAGATCCGGAGCTCATATCCATGGTCATCCAACTCAGTTGTGCAAATTATAAGCCATCTTGTGTGCTGATGGCATTTCGTTACTCCTTGCAAGTGGGGAAAGAACTTGATAGATCTGCATACATTTCTCTGCTTGGTTTCTTTATGAGGGAGAATGCGCTTGAAATGGTCCTAGAGATTGTTCATGAAATGACAAAAGCTGGAGTGAGCTTTGGAACATATCTTGTTTATCTCTTGATTTACAGGCTTGGCCGTGCAGGAATTCATACTTATGCTGAAAGTATATTTTACTCTCTGCCCATGGACCAGAATGTTGTTACTTGTACAGCCCTGACGGATGCTCTTTTTCAAGCTGGTGAAGTTGAGAAAGGTCTTGAGCTCTACGCAAAAATGAGAAAAGATTTTTCTCTCTCATCTGGCATGTATGAGGTGCTGATACTTGGTCTAGAAAGGTCTGGCAGAACAGATGATGCAGAATTTTgtaggaaggagaagaggaaattTACGGGGAACAAATATCCTCAAAAAGATGTTTCACCAGATGAGATTTTATGCAATTATCTTTTTGATGGGATTTTGAGTTAA